A genome region from Anaerolineae bacterium includes the following:
- a CDS encoding YbaB/EbfC family nucleoid-associated protein has translation MAKRRGKGKGFSLGGGGMNMPGGMKGGLAGQLQAMQQQMMESQEALGEKTVEASAGGGVVTVVMTGHYKLQSITIDPEVVDPEDVDMLQDLIMAAVNEAVEAVQNLTADEMSAFTGGLNIPGLF, from the coding sequence ATGGCCAAACGAAGAGGTAAGGGTAAAGGATTTTCCCTGGGTGGAGGCGGCATGAATATGCCGGGCGGCATGAAAGGCGGCCTGGCTGGGCAGTTGCAGGCCATGCAGCAGCAAATGATGGAGAGCCAGGAGGCTCTTGGCGAAAAAACGGTTGAGGCGAGCGCCGGCGGGGGCGTGGTCACCGTGGTGATGACCGGGCATTACAAGTTGCAATCCATCACTATTGACCCGGAAGTGGTTGACCCGGAAGACGTTGACATGCTGCAAGACCTGATTATGGCCGCCGTCAACGAAGCGGTGGAAGCCGTTCAAAATCTAACCGCCGACGAGATGAGCGCCTTTACGGGCGGGCTGAATATCCCGGGATTATTTTGA
- the recR gene encoding recombination protein RecR: MQVTPAPVTKLIDEFSRLPGVGPKTASRLTFYLLRNPAEHALALALALRELHEKVVFCSQCFNIAESDPCPVCSDEHRDRSLICVVEEPLDVLAIERTRDYQGLYHVLHGTIAPVEGIGPEDLKIAELIDRVHASKDNVRELIIATNPNLEGEATAMYIARQFQGQAGTIKITRLARGLPVGGDLEYADEITLSRALSGRSEI; the protein is encoded by the coding sequence ATGCAAGTTACACCTGCCCCTGTGACCAAATTAATTGATGAATTTTCTCGATTGCCGGGTGTGGGGCCAAAAACCGCTTCCCGCTTGACCTTTTATTTGCTGCGCAACCCGGCGGAGCATGCCCTGGCCCTGGCCCTGGCGTTGCGTGAGTTGCACGAAAAAGTGGTCTTTTGCTCTCAATGTTTTAATATTGCGGAAAGCGACCCCTGCCCGGTGTGCAGCGATGAGCACCGCGACCGATCGCTCATTTGCGTGGTGGAAGAACCGCTTGACGTGCTGGCCATTGAACGGACCCGCGATTACCAGGGCCTGTATCACGTTTTGCACGGCACCATTGCGCCGGTGGAAGGAATAGGGCCGGAGGATCTAAAGATTGCCGAATTGATTGACCGCGTGCACGCCAGCAAAGACAACGTGCGCGAGCTTATCATCGCCACCAACCCCAATTTGGAAGGCGAAGCAACGGCAATGTATATTGCCCGCCAATTCCAGGGGCAGGCGGGAACCATAAAAATTACCCGGCTGGCGCGCGGGCTGCCGGTGGGCGGGGACCTGGAGTATGCCGATGAAATTACCCTCAGCCGGGCCTTAAGTGGTCGCAGCGAGATTTGA
- a CDS encoding DUF1028 domain-containing protein codes for MMKRRTLTPGKLAHTFSIVARDPLTGEMGVAVQSHWFSVGPLVPWAEAGVGAIATQSLVNIAYGPQGLELLKQGKTAPEVVAELITADEGRAVRQLAVLDAQGNVAAHTGQKCIAEAGHYLGVGFSTQANMMLNNTVWPAMAAAFAQSREPLAERMVCALEAAQSAGGDIRGKQSAAIVVVRGQATGQIRADRLIDLRVEDHPEPVQELKRLLFVFRAYEYMNKGDEALEKSDVEGALQAYSAAEAMLPDNLEMKFWRAVSLANSGMVAGALPIFKEVFAKDNHWAILLQRLPRAGLLKIKKEELARILAH; via the coding sequence ATGATGAAAAGACGGACTTTAACTCCAGGTAAATTAGCCCACACCTTCTCCATTGTAGCCCGCGACCCCCTCACCGGCGAGATGGGCGTGGCCGTGCAATCCCACTGGTTTTCCGTTGGCCCCTTGGTGCCCTGGGCCGAGGCCGGGGTGGGCGCGATTGCCACGCAGTCGTTAGTGAATATTGCTTATGGGCCGCAGGGTCTTGAATTGCTCAAGCAGGGCAAAACCGCGCCGGAGGTGGTGGCGGAATTAATTACCGCCGACGAAGGCCGGGCAGTGAGGCAATTGGCTGTGCTTGACGCGCAAGGCAATGTGGCCGCCCACACCGGCCAAAAATGCATTGCCGAAGCGGGCCACTACCTGGGCGTCGGCTTTTCAACGCAGGCCAATATGATGCTGAACAACACGGTTTGGCCGGCCATGGCCGCCGCCTTTGCGCAAAGCCGGGAACCGCTGGCCGAAAGGATGGTATGCGCGCTTGAAGCCGCGCAGTCCGCCGGCGGCGACATTCGCGGCAAACAGTCCGCGGCCATAGTGGTAGTGAGAGGCCAAGCTACCGGCCAAATCCGGGCCGACCGGCTCATTGACCTGAGAGTGGAAGACCATCCTGAGCCGGTGCAGGAATTAAAGCGGCTGCTGTTTGTTTTTAGAGCGTATGAATATATGAACAAAGGGGACGAGGCCCTGGAAAAAAGTGACGTAGAGGGGGCGCTACAAGCCTACAGCGCCGCCGAGGCCATGCTGCCCGACAACCTGGAAATGAAATTCTGGCGCGCCGTTTCCCTGGCCAATTCCGGCATGGTGGCCGGGGCGCTGCCCATATTCAAAGAAGTTTTTGCTAAAGATAACCATTGGGCCATTCTTTTACAACGCCTGCCCCGGGCCGGGCTGCTTAAGATCAAAAAAGAGGAACTGGCCCGGATACTGGCCCATTAG
- a CDS encoding DUF2752 domain-containing protein produces MLQNASSLPLISQLKGAFSNPILTPILESRAISLAIVGAAMLHAGLTILGLPGWPCPAQQLGFPCPGCGLSRAIAVLLHGHWQTSLTLHAFAPFFLLALITIAGVSVLPASQKHSVVSRIEIVERHTGIVGILLLGLVFYWLIRLLFFREAFFNLIMG; encoded by the coding sequence ATGCTGCAAAATGCATCTTCCCTTCCCTTAATTTCGCAATTAAAAGGTGCCTTCTCTAATCCTATTCTGACCCCTATTTTAGAAAGTCGTGCCATCAGCCTGGCCATTGTTGGTGCCGCCATGTTACATGCCGGGCTGACCATACTGGGATTACCCGGTTGGCCCTGCCCGGCCCAACAGTTGGGCTTCCCCTGTCCGGGCTGTGGCCTATCCCGGGCCATAGCGGTCCTATTGCACGGCCATTGGCAAACCTCGCTTACCCTGCATGCCTTTGCTCCTTTCTTCTTACTGGCGCTAATCACTATCGCCGGCGTGTCTGTTTTACCCGCCTCGCAAAAACATTCGGTTGTCAGCCGGATTGAAATAGTAGAACGTCACACCGGCATTGTGGGTATCTTATTGCTGGGTTTGGTGTTCTATTGGCTAATCCGGTTGTTATTCTTCCGGGAAGCCTTTTTTAATTTAATTATGGGATAA
- a CDS encoding peptide ABC transporter substrate-binding protein, whose protein sequence is MKLTIRPNWGRAKKNKLSAVVQALMLLPCLFLTACELPVQPGDSPATPPPTATLPPLALAVDVKDDAIIVSIPADPPSFNAYLNNTGYEALIGELVYGALAEIGPDGNYYPELAAALPTLENGGLGNNGRTVTWSLRPGLHWSDGEPFTSGDVRFTWQALRDSGIWAPGFDLIENIETPDPLTAIVHYREFYPNYLIQFGGQGTGVLPAHHCGNPDEMLFWDCNFEPVSSGPFVLAQWIPGVRLTFEPNPHYFIPERPLASQLVLEIEPDPDLRRRQLERGNTHLDLWPDDPELARMESSGSIIVFKTDPARFVLRLVPNLSRPGSLDSEIPHPALADARVRQAVRYALNVGRLNEEAFQNRGRPVATELFQFGCDISPYPYDPGLAAALLNEAGWVLDPGENVRRCRGCGTAAEGAPLTLKSYTYVEFGDELETAHRLIKGMLAEVGIDLQRETVEGSRLWNTWANNGLELRGNFDLDLWDDGYYGVDPTTYLTDYFDPRSIPTRDNPVAGLNVSRYRNLDLIDIFDALHAPLPNNRRRVLICDLAAVLHQDLPHIPLLALPDVYALNLALQGVSPHIYDTVTWNAGDWHLRLPPPE, encoded by the coding sequence ATGAAACTTACCATCCGCCCAAATTGGGGCCGGGCCAAAAAGAATAAACTCTCTGCTGTTGTTCAGGCGCTTATGCTCCTGCCCTGCCTGTTTTTAACCGCCTGCGAGCTGCCCGTTCAACCCGGCGATTCGCCGGCCACGCCGCCGCCTACCGCCACCCTACCGCCCCTGGCCCTGGCCGTAGACGTAAAAGACGACGCCATCATCGTCTCCATCCCGGCCGACCCGCCCAGTTTTAACGCCTACCTGAACAACACCGGCTACGAAGCCCTGATCGGCGAACTGGTCTACGGCGCTTTGGCCGAAATTGGGCCGGACGGCAACTACTACCCCGAGCTGGCCGCCGCCCTGCCCACCCTGGAAAACGGCGGCCTCGGCAATAACGGGCGCACCGTCACCTGGTCGCTGCGCCCCGGCCTCCACTGGAGCGACGGTGAACCCTTCACCTCCGGCGACGTGCGCTTTACCTGGCAGGCCCTGCGCGACAGCGGCATCTGGGCCCCCGGCTTTGACCTGATTGAGAACATTGAAACGCCCGACCCCCTGACCGCCATCGTGCACTACCGCGAATTTTACCCCAACTACCTCATCCAATTTGGCGGCCAGGGCACCGGCGTGCTGCCCGCCCACCACTGCGGCAACCCGGACGAAATGCTGTTTTGGGACTGCAACTTTGAGCCGGTCAGCAGCGGCCCCTTTGTGCTGGCCCAATGGATTCCCGGCGTGCGCTTGACCTTTGAACCAAATCCCCACTACTTCATCCCCGAACGGCCCCTGGCCTCGCAACTGGTGCTGGAAATTGAGCCTGACCCGGACCTGCGCCGCCGCCAACTGGAACGGGGCAATACCCATCTTGACCTCTGGCCCGACGATCCCGAACTGGCCCGCATGGAAAGCAGCGGCAGCATTATTGTTTTTAAAACCGATCCGGCCCGCTTTGTGCTTCGCCTGGTGCCTAACCTAAGCCGGCCGGGCAGCCTTGACTCCGAAATACCCCATCCGGCCCTGGCCGACGCGCGCGTTCGGCAGGCCGTTCGTTACGCCCTTAACGTGGGCCGCCTCAATGAAGAGGCGTTCCAAAACCGGGGGCGGCCCGTGGCCACCGAATTGTTCCAATTTGGCTGCGACATCTCGCCCTACCCCTATGATCCGGGCCTGGCTGCCGCCCTGCTGAACGAAGCCGGATGGGTGCTTGACCCCGGCGAAAACGTGCGGCGCTGCCGGGGCTGCGGCACAGCCGCCGAAGGCGCGCCTTTGACCCTAAAAAGTTACACCTACGTTGAATTTGGCGACGAGTTAGAAACCGCCCACCGCCTGATAAAAGGCATGCTGGCCGAAGTGGGCATTGACCTGCAACGCGAAACGGTTGAGGGCAGCCGCTTGTGGAACACCTGGGCCAACAACGGCCTGGAATTGCGCGGCAACTTTGACCTGGACCTGTGGGACGACGGCTACTACGGGGTTGATCCCACCACGTACCTGACCGACTACTTTGACCCTCGCTCTATCCCCACGCGGGATAACCCGGTGGCCGGGCTTAACGTGAGCCGCTACCGCAACCTGGATTTGATAGATATTTTTGACGCCCTGCACGCGCCCCTGCCCAACAACCGCCGCCGGGTGCTGATCTGCGATCTGGCCGCCGTTTTGCACCAGGACCTGCCCCACATCCCTCTCCTGGCCCTCCCCGATGTATACGCCCTCAACCTGGCCCTGCAAGGCGTGTCGCCCCATATTTATGATACCGTCACCTGGAACGCCGGGGATTGGCATTTACGCTTGCCCCCGCCGGAATAG
- the murJ gene encoding murein biosynthesis integral membrane protein MurJ, whose amino-acid sequence MFSKTRIFHLIRSTGILMAAFLANKILAIARQIVIAQRFGTGSDYDAFVAAFRLPEILFMLIVGGALGTAFIPILSERLTRQPATDPDGWRLTSSVLNTMLLAVTLLAAMGALFAHPLVQTIVAPGFAPAEQFLTARLMQLALISTIVFSVSSLAGAVLNTRQHFFLPAVAPLIYNLGIIGGAVYLAPGMGVYGLTLGAVLGSMGHLFIQLPGLMRYGVKYYPLFNWRDADLRRVIKLMGPRVLNVAVIQINFVVIYRLASFLGEGSVSALDYGWDLMQMPQTIIGSAIGIALFPTMSELAARRDLPGLRHTMALTLRIILVLAVPAMVGLIVLGRPIIQVMFERGEFGPDSTAAVYQSLQFWALALLAHCALEVVNRTFYAQKDTLTPLLTSLVSMVINLALALALYQTLKAGGLALSNGVAVTVEVLLMLVIAHRRLGGIEAGLILNTLVRSLLAAGTMGLAVIALINLLPTPSPLFMAIGGGALGLAVYLVAGFLLKIEAFRLLPRLVGR is encoded by the coding sequence ATGTTTTCCAAAACCAGGATTTTCCACCTCATCCGTTCCACGGGCATTTTGATGGCCGCCTTTTTGGCCAATAAAATATTAGCCATTGCCCGGCAAATTGTTATTGCCCAAAGGTTTGGCACCGGCAGCGATTACGACGCCTTTGTGGCCGCCTTCCGCCTGCCCGAAATCCTCTTTATGCTCATTGTGGGCGGCGCGTTGGGCACGGCCTTTATCCCTATTCTCAGCGAGCGGCTCACCCGCCAACCTGCCACCGACCCTGACGGCTGGAGACTGACCAGCAGCGTGTTGAACACCATGCTGCTGGCCGTCACCCTGCTGGCGGCAATGGGCGCGCTGTTTGCCCACCCGTTGGTGCAAACCATCGTTGCCCCCGGTTTTGCCCCGGCGGAGCAATTTCTCACGGCCAGGCTCATGCAGTTGGCCCTGATCTCAACCATCGTCTTTAGCGTCAGCAGCCTAGCGGGCGCGGTCTTGAATACCCGCCAGCACTTTTTTTTGCCCGCCGTTGCCCCCCTCATTTACAACCTGGGCATCATTGGCGGAGCGGTTTATTTAGCGCCCGGCATGGGGGTGTACGGCCTCACCCTGGGCGCGGTGTTGGGGTCAATGGGGCATTTGTTTATCCAACTGCCCGGCCTTATGCGCTACGGCGTAAAATATTATCCGCTGTTCAACTGGAGGGATGCGGATTTGCGGCGAGTCATCAAACTGATGGGGCCGCGCGTATTGAACGTAGCCGTTATTCAAATTAACTTTGTGGTCATCTACCGGCTGGCCTCATTTTTGGGCGAAGGCAGCGTATCGGCCTTAGATTATGGGTGGGACCTCATGCAAATGCCGCAAACCATCATCGGCTCGGCCATTGGCATTGCACTGTTTCCCACTATGTCGGAACTGGCCGCCCGGCGGGATCTTCCCGGCCTGCGCCATACAATGGCCCTGACCTTGCGCATTATCCTGGTTTTGGCCGTTCCGGCCATGGTAGGTTTGATTGTCTTGGGCCGGCCCATTATCCAGGTAATGTTTGAGCGGGGCGAGTTTGGGCCAGATTCAACCGCAGCGGTGTACCAATCCCTTCAATTCTGGGCGTTGGCTCTGCTGGCCCATTGCGCCTTGGAAGTGGTCAACCGCACCTTCTACGCCCAAAAAGACACCCTCACCCCGCTGCTAACTTCACTGGTCAGTATGGTCATTAACCTGGCCCTGGCCCTGGCTTTGTACCAAACCCTCAAGGCCGGCGGTCTGGCCCTTTCTAACGGCGTGGCCGTAACCGTAGAGGTTTTGCTCATGTTGGTCATTGCCCACCGGCGTTTGGGCGGTATCGAGGCGGGCCTCATCCTTAATACGTTGGTTCGTTCCCTACTGGCCGCCGGAACAATGGGCCTGGCCGTGATTGCCCTGATCAACCTGCTGCCCACCCCATCTCCCCTTTTTATGGCTATTGGCGGCGGCGCTTTGGGCCTGGCCGTTTACCTGGTCGCCGGTTTCCTTTTAAAAATTGAAGCGTTCCGTTTGCTCCCCCGGCTGGTAGGTAGATAA
- a CDS encoding glycosyltransferase family 39 protein, which translates to MMTIFGRYRSILPLLILGLAFALRLYHLNFQSIWWDEGHSIFVAAHPLSKIPTLPAMDVHPPAYFALLRLWLALAGSGEFALRYLSVFFSTLTVALLWRFAASLYRPSARPARALAAFLAALSPMYVAYAQEVRSYAMLAFLSAASTFTLWRLLSANRQKSTAYNQPKFLLFYILLTAACLYTHYFTVFLLIFHNLAWLAWLVFGLVPKLGLGTSKFTPKPATLKIRAGYWLASQAGILLLFTPQLSLALRQIAGYTNPNLIPPGPAHFIGRSWQAYTTGLTMDPIPARWGMAGIAAVLLVSWLIVFGANRAKLVIPFLFLTSWLAVPLAAYFIVLQRQPSFEPRYLIPATPALFLLLAVGLGAGSRVAGQKLRFLFYGLLAVPILVFGAGLHSYYTNETYFKDNSAAVTAWLAAETTPNDIIYFDVPHPFHYYQNRLAAPARYLFVDIHTAAAALTREAAGRDRLYWVTWFGSDTDPRGVIPFLAKKFGQQLGRRDFKGYRVEWFSLPKATTAFSLPTDLPSFNATFGNTLRLDGAAYSPVTAVNNPAWATLHFTLLRATDVDYKVSLRLRDENGQVVAQLDKDLLNDRHFRTSAWPIADPALNQALNVYTLPLAPDTPPGSYRLEVIVYNSQPPYPSEGVTGQISSDGAGAIVGHVIVEPGA; encoded by the coding sequence ATGATGACCATCTTCGGCCGGTATCGTTCCATTTTGCCGCTTTTGATCTTGGGGCTGGCGTTTGCCCTCCGTCTTTACCACCTCAATTTTCAAAGCATCTGGTGGGACGAAGGACACAGTATTTTTGTGGCCGCTCACCCGCTTTCGAAAATCCCCACCCTCCCGGCCATGGACGTTCATCCCCCCGCCTATTTTGCCCTGCTGCGCCTGTGGCTCGCCCTGGCCGGTTCCGGCGAATTTGCCCTGCGTTATCTATCGGTGTTCTTTAGCACGCTCACCGTGGCCCTGCTCTGGCGATTTGCGGCCTCGCTGTACCGGCCTTCAGCGCGGCCGGCCCGCGCTCTGGCCGCCTTCCTGGCCGCCCTCTCCCCCATGTACGTGGCCTACGCTCAAGAAGTGCGCAGTTACGCCATGCTGGCCTTTCTGTCCGCGGCCAGCACCTTTACCCTGTGGCGGCTGCTTTCGGCCAATCGCCAAAAAAGCACAGCCTATAACCAACCCAAATTCCTCTTGTTCTATATTCTCTTGACCGCCGCCTGTCTTTACACCCATTACTTCACCGTCTTCCTGCTTATCTTCCATAATCTGGCCTGGTTAGCCTGGCTGGTTTTTGGCCTTGTGCCCAAACTGGGTTTGGGTACAAGTAAATTCACTCCAAAACCGGCCACGTTAAAAATCCGGGCCGGCTATTGGCTGGCCTCCCAGGCCGGCATTCTGCTGCTCTTTACGCCGCAACTGAGCCTGGCCCTGCGCCAGATCGCGGGTTATACCAATCCCAACCTCATCCCTCCCGGCCCGGCGCACTTTATCGGCCGCAGTTGGCAAGCCTACACCACCGGCCTCACCATGGATCCCATACCGGCGCGGTGGGGCATGGCGGGCATCGCCGCCGTGCTGCTGGTTAGCTGGCTCATTGTTTTTGGGGCCAACCGGGCTAAACTTGTCATCCCCTTTCTTTTTTTGACCTCCTGGCTGGCCGTTCCCCTGGCTGCCTACTTTATTGTTTTGCAGCGCCAGCCCTCCTTTGAGCCGCGCTACCTGATACCGGCCACGCCGGCCCTGTTTTTGCTTTTGGCCGTTGGCCTTGGCGCGGGGTCAAGGGTGGCAGGTCAAAAACTGCGTTTTTTATTTTACGGCCTGCTCGCCGTGCCTATCCTTGTTTTTGGCGCCGGCCTGCACAGCTACTACACCAATGAAACTTATTTTAAAGACAACTCCGCCGCCGTAACCGCCTGGCTGGCCGCCGAAACCACGCCCAACGACATCATTTACTTTGACGTGCCCCACCCTTTTCACTATTACCAAAACCGGCTGGCCGCGCCCGCGCGCTATCTTTTTGTTGACATCCATACCGCCGCCGCCGCCCTCACCCGCGAAGCCGCCGGCCGGGACCGGCTCTACTGGGTCACCTGGTTTGGCAGCGACACCGACCCTCGCGGCGTTATCCCTTTTCTGGCCAAAAAATTCGGCCAACAACTGGGCCGGCGCGATTTTAAAGGCTACCGCGTGGAGTGGTTCAGCCTGCCAAAGGCTACCACCGCCTTCAGCCTGCCAACCGACCTCCCCTCCTTCAACGCCACTTTTGGCAACACGCTCCGGCTGGATGGAGCGGCCTACAGCCCCGTTACGGCCGTTAACAACCCGGCCTGGGCCACGCTTCATTTTACCCTGCTGCGGGCCACAGACGTTGATTACAAAGTTTCCCTGCGCTTGCGCGATGAAAACGGGCAAGTGGTGGCCCAACTGGATAAAGACCTGTTGAACGACCGCCACTTTCGCACCTCGGCCTGGCCCATCGCCGACCCGGCCCTGAACCAGGCCCTCAACGTCTACACCCTGCCCCTGGCCCCAGATACACCCCCCGGCTCTTACCGGCTCGAAGTAATCGTCTACAACAGCCAGCCTCCCTATCCCAGCGAAGGCGTTACGGGGCAAATTTCCAGCGATGGAGCAGGAGCAATAGTGGGCCACGTGATCGTAGAGCCTGGAGCATAG
- a CDS encoding glycosyltransferase family 2 protein, translated as MNHIQLSVILPIYNEVESIPHLLDELTPVLESTGRAFEIICIDDGSTDNSFAELRKLRARDERVRLIRFRRNFGQTAAFAAGFDRARGEVVITMDADLQNDPADIPKLLAKLDEGYDIVSGWRVKRWQEGFLPLLTRKAPSKIANWLISTGTGIYLHDYGCALKLYRREVVKNINLYGDLHRFIPAIASYYGVTIAEVPVNYRSRQYGASKYGLGRVTRVILDLLAIRFLLSYSTRPIQIFGLMGLFSFSLGVIIGVYLTFMKLAYGEALAERPLLWFGILLVMVGVQLVTMGLLAEMISRTYHESQNKPIYSVREELG; from the coding sequence ATGAACCATATTCAACTAAGCGTGATCCTGCCAATTTACAACGAGGTTGAAAGCATCCCCCACCTGCTGGACGAATTGACCCCCGTGCTGGAATCAACCGGGCGCGCGTTTGAGATCATCTGCATTGACGACGGCAGCACCGACAACAGCTTTGCCGAACTGAGGAAACTCCGCGCCCGCGACGAGCGGGTGCGGCTGATCCGTTTCCGGCGTAACTTTGGACAAACGGCTGCCTTTGCCGCCGGTTTTGACCGGGCGCGGGGGGAGGTGGTGATCACCATGGACGCCGACTTGCAGAACGACCCCGCCGATATTCCCAAACTGCTGGCTAAACTGGATGAAGGTTACGACATTGTCAGCGGCTGGCGGGTCAAACGCTGGCAAGAAGGTTTTTTGCCTCTTCTCACCCGTAAAGCGCCCTCCAAAATAGCCAACTGGCTCATCTCCACCGGCACCGGCATTTACCTGCACGATTACGGCTGCGCCTTAAAACTCTACCGCCGGGAAGTGGTCAAAAATATTAATCTTTACGGCGATCTGCACCGCTTCATCCCGGCCATTGCCAGTTACTACGGCGTCACCATAGCCGAAGTGCCGGTCAATTATCGTTCGCGCCAATACGGGGCCAGCAAGTACGGGCTGGGCCGGGTGACGCGGGTTATTTTGGACCTGCTGGCCATCCGCTTTTTGCTCAGTTACTCCACGCGCCCTATCCAAATTTTTGGGCTGATGGGCCTGTTCAGTTTTAGCCTGGGCGTCATCATTGGCGTTTATTTAACGTTTATGAAACTGGCTTACGGCGAGGCCCTGGCCGAACGGCCCTTATTGTGGTTTGGCATTTTATTGGTGATGGTGGGCGTGCAACTGGTTACTATGGGCCTGCTGGCCGAGATGATCTCTCGCACCTACCACGAAAGCCAGAATAAGCCCATCTATTCGGTGCGCGAAGAACTGGGTTAG
- a CDS encoding flippase-like domain-containing protein: MKQKIVNALTTLNHQLRPVIEFSHRHRSIILNLLKITVSVGLLAFIFYKIDLPKLWLAVQQANGGWLAAALAMMMLGVVIRARRWKILLDAIGVTVSLGELTAIYFIGFLFNNLLPSGLGGDAMRMVELNRHSKRASDAVTSVLVDRFLGLSALQALALLALLFDWDAVPAVVAYFTVAIFSGGLVMGFLLINRPLYQTLQKHLGLFRRLTGIKMVGNLFESFQRYTLPALARSYLVALLFNVSLIAMNVFIGLALGARATLAQYAVFVPIASLVLLLPISVGGLGVREETYRQLFSQVGVPAEIAVAMSLTVYFLGNVCTGLIGGIIYLLRGARGVVSATTESGPTEIIDYRE; the protein is encoded by the coding sequence AGTTTTCACATCGTCATCGGTCTATCATTCTTAACCTGCTCAAAATAACCGTTAGTGTCGGGCTGCTGGCGTTTATTTTTTACAAAATTGACTTGCCAAAACTTTGGCTGGCCGTACAACAGGCAAACGGGGGATGGCTGGCGGCCGCCCTGGCCATGATGATGCTGGGCGTGGTTATTCGCGCCCGGCGCTGGAAAATACTGCTGGACGCCATTGGGGTAACGGTGTCGTTGGGCGAGTTAACGGCCATTTATTTTATCGGCTTTCTTTTTAACAACCTGCTGCCCAGCGGACTGGGCGGCGACGCGATGCGGATGGTAGAGTTGAACCGGCACAGCAAGCGCGCCTCCGATGCGGTGACCAGTGTTTTGGTAGACCGCTTCCTGGGATTATCCGCGTTGCAGGCCCTGGCCCTGCTGGCCCTGCTCTTTGACTGGGACGCGGTTCCGGCGGTAGTGGCTTACTTTACCGTCGCGATTTTCAGCGGGGGGCTGGTGATGGGTTTTTTGCTCATCAACCGGCCGTTATACCAAACGCTGCAAAAACACCTGGGCTTGTTTCGCCGTTTGACCGGGATAAAAATGGTCGGCAATTTATTTGAGTCGTTCCAGCGTTATACCCTGCCCGCCCTGGCCCGATCATACCTGGTGGCTCTACTGTTCAACGTGTCGCTCATTGCTATGAATGTGTTTATTGGCTTGGCCCTGGGCGCGCGGGCAACGCTGGCTCAATATGCTGTTTTTGTGCCAATTGCCTCCCTGGTTCTGCTGCTGCCCATCAGCGTTGGCGGGCTGGGCGTGCGCGAAGAAACCTACCGCCAACTGTTCAGCCAGGTGGGGGTGCCGGCCGAGATCGCCGTGGCTATGTCATTAACCGTTTACTTTTTGGGCAATGTCTGCACCGGCCTCATCGGCGGGATCATTTACCTGCTGCGCGGGGCGCGGGGCGTGGTTTCGGCCACAACCGAAAGCGGGCCAACCGAAATCATTGACTACCGGGAATAA